From Myxococcales bacterium, the proteins below share one genomic window:
- a CDS encoding 3-oxoacyl-ACP synthase, which produces MTPASAPSHLVVTGVGLVSALGNDVESTWRRIVGEERGIRALTLFDASGYKSAIGAEVSGLREVASDTWSRTAEMGLVAAREACERGKIAEARARGLRVGLVVGATTGGMFETETLLGVLADPRERETTKDEAWRKLLSNPISSTTHWIDAELGPFSRTRTLSSACSSGANAIVVAASWLLLDECDIVLAGGADGLCRLTQAGFGALSACDPEPCRPFDERRRGLNLGEGAGFVVLERAETARARGVVVACELGGWGIGSEAHHITNPDASGKTPARLLTRALERAGLGPTELDYINAHGTATPLNDAMESAGIVAALGAEASRVPVSSSKGQLGHTLAAAGAIEAVLTTLALRDGVVPPTVGLEQPDPKCAVRHVPHTERRELRVAASSSFGFGGMDSVIVLAKPGLARGAMAERHEVVVVGAAALTPWGLAAGPDTHEVLAHPLPGTPKITLDASAFDPARARRLDRLSRLGALVVERALSGATLAGGGGEVPYGDRIGLLLGNAWGNLDASAAFMRRVFEKGPRLASPADFPNLVPSSPVGHISIYLGLSGPSFAIVDFAASGEAAFLQGVEMVASGEVRAMCVGGVEEESDIVENVLSRVFVGPREARPVRAEGAGATVLASAELAREKGLPVLARVLSARAYRTGSPVDLEPPEPGAGRSLVIARDEATAARLLAGTAWASCEVLAGEVATGAHESAGAIFLSAAAGLVASKVRERVAVVAETQGNAYAVVLG; this is translated from the coding sequence GTGACCCCCGCGAGCGCGCCCTCCCATTTGGTCGTCACCGGCGTCGGGCTCGTGTCGGCGCTCGGGAACGACGTCGAGTCGACGTGGCGACGCATCGTCGGCGAGGAGCGTGGCATCCGCGCGCTCACCCTGTTCGACGCGTCGGGCTACAAATCGGCGATCGGCGCCGAGGTGAGCGGCCTCCGCGAGGTGGCGAGCGACACCTGGTCGCGCACCGCCGAGATGGGGCTCGTGGCGGCGCGTGAGGCCTGCGAGCGCGGGAAGATCGCCGAGGCGAGGGCGCGAGGGCTCCGCGTCGGGCTCGTGGTCGGCGCGACGACGGGCGGCATGTTCGAGACCGAGACCCTCCTCGGTGTGCTCGCCGACCCACGGGAGCGCGAGACGACCAAGGACGAGGCGTGGCGAAAGCTCCTCTCGAACCCGATAAGCTCGACGACGCACTGGATCGACGCCGAGCTCGGCCCGTTCTCCCGCACGCGCACCTTGTCGAGCGCGTGCTCGAGCGGGGCGAACGCCATCGTGGTGGCGGCGAGCTGGCTCTTGCTCGACGAGTGCGACATCGTGCTCGCCGGGGGCGCCGACGGTCTGTGCAGGCTCACGCAAGCGGGCTTCGGCGCGCTGTCCGCGTGCGACCCCGAGCCGTGCCGCCCCTTCGACGAGCGCCGTCGTGGGCTCAACCTGGGGGAAGGCGCGGGCTTCGTGGTGCTCGAGCGGGCCGAGACCGCCCGCGCGCGTGGCGTTGTCGTCGCCTGCGAGCTCGGGGGCTGGGGCATCGGCTCCGAGGCCCACCACATCACGAACCCCGACGCCTCCGGGAAGACCCCGGCCCGGCTCCTCACACGTGCCCTCGAGCGCGCCGGCCTCGGCCCGACCGAGCTCGACTACATCAACGCACATGGTACGGCGACGCCGCTCAACGACGCCATGGAGTCGGCGGGGATCGTGGCGGCGCTCGGTGCGGAGGCCTCGCGTGTGCCCGTGTCGAGCTCGAAGGGGCAGCTCGGGCACACCTTGGCTGCGGCCGGCGCCATCGAGGCCGTGCTCACGACCCTCGCCCTGCGCGACGGCGTGGTCCCGCCCACGGTGGGGCTCGAGCAGCCCGATCCGAAGTGCGCGGTGAGGCACGTGCCCCACACCGAGCGTCGTGAGCTGCGGGTCGCCGCGTCGAGCTCGTTCGGCTTCGGTGGCATGGACTCGGTGATCGTGCTGGCGAAGCCCGGGCTCGCGCGGGGGGCCATGGCCGAACGGCACGAGGTCGTGGTCGTCGGCGCGGCGGCGCTCACCCCGTGGGGCCTCGCGGCCGGACCCGACACGCACGAGGTCCTTGCGCATCCGCTCCCCGGCACGCCGAAGATCACGCTCGACGCATCGGCGTTCGATCCTGCGCGTGCCCGTCGCCTCGACAGGCTCTCCCGCCTCGGCGCGCTCGTGGTCGAGAGGGCGCTATCGGGCGCGACGCTCGCCGGCGGGGGCGGTGAGGTCCCGTACGGGGATCGGATAGGTCTCTTGCTTGGCAACGCGTGGGGCAACCTCGACGCGTCCGCGGCGTTCATGCGGCGCGTGTTCGAGAAGGGGCCGCGCCTCGCGAGCCCGGCCGACTTTCCGAACCTCGTGCCGTCGTCCCCGGTCGGGCACATCAGCATCTACCTCGGCCTGTCCGGTCCGTCGTTCGCGATCGTCGATTTCGCGGCGAGCGGCGAGGCTGCTTTCCTCCAAGGTGTCGAGATGGTCGCCTCGGGCGAGGTCCGCGCGATGTGTGTCGGGGGGGTCGAAGAAGAGAGCGACATCGTCGAGAACGTGTTGTCACGGGTCTTCGTAGGCCCTCGTGAAGCGCGGCCCGTTCGCGCCGAGGGAGCCGGCGCCACGGTGCTCGCGTCCGCCGAGCTCGCGCGCGAGAAGGGGCTCCCCGTGCTCGCGCGGGTCCTCTCCGCCCGGGCCTATCGAACCGGCTCGCCCGTGGACCTCGAGCCTCCCGAGCCGGGCGCGGGTCGCTCGCTCGTCATCGCGAGGGACGAGGCCACCGCGGCGCGCCTGCTCGCGGGCACCGCGTGGGCTTCGTGCGAGGTGCTCGCGGGGGAGGTCGCGACCGGGGCCCACGAGTCCGCCGGCGCGATCTTCCTCTCGGCGGCGGCGGGGCTCGTCGCGTCCAAGGTGCGCGAGCGCGTCGCGGTGGTCGCCGAGACTCAAGGGAACGCCTACGCCGTGGTGCTCGGGTGA
- a CDS encoding 3-oxoacyl-ACP synthase has product MTCIVAFGALSALGEGREAFRVAGLGEAPRVAVGRDAELVAADLTRPFAARVALSEGAPSSPSERSIRLVVGAARACAEDLDRVLPGWRSRRVGLCIGTSSGGLRSAASYFDDLAAGVVDAGREKLCEFTYFRGMSAIVAELGLPPSRASLVLGACASSTLAIGLGSAWLDDDRCDLVLAGGYDAVGVFVAAGFEAIRATSKEGIMRPFCATRDGLVLGEGAALVALVREPRPGALGYVHGFGASSDAVHLTAPDRTGQGLSRAARAAIDAAGEGPAVGLVSAHATATDFNDAAESRAIAQALGIPRASDVVVHAFKPQVGHTLGAAGVLETLAALDALERGLLPATAGGGASSTDADLARTLGESVVGDAGRALKLSAAFGGANAALVLGRDPKRRAPGSLERPVFVSRAVHVTSEPTLDVLEGMTGVHRDKLSRTDRLSRFALGAVGALRDEQGPLDGAGIVVGHGLATHETNALFWASARRRGARLAEPRRFPFTSPNAPCGECSIAYRLTGPGFAVGLGAAGGLEALSAAADLVRHRLIDAVVVVAIDDVGPASARLVEGSSGAVALLVSAEVRGSGYARWGEGEVSVGHGTGDIDVPLRPAHEALVPLTAEMAPEVLEVGPSWGVFAKVRLRPMVP; this is encoded by the coding sequence GTGACGTGCATCGTCGCGTTCGGCGCGCTCTCCGCCCTCGGCGAAGGGCGTGAGGCCTTCCGCGTCGCCGGGCTCGGCGAGGCGCCGCGCGTCGCCGTCGGTCGAGACGCCGAGCTCGTCGCGGCCGACCTCACGCGCCCTTTCGCCGCGCGTGTCGCGCTCTCGGAAGGAGCTCCGTCATCGCCGTCGGAGCGCTCGATCCGCCTCGTCGTCGGGGCCGCGCGTGCGTGCGCAGAGGACCTCGACCGTGTGCTGCCCGGGTGGCGTTCGCGCCGGGTCGGTCTCTGCATCGGGACCTCGAGCGGGGGGCTCCGTAGCGCCGCGTCGTACTTCGACGATCTCGCCGCCGGTGTCGTCGACGCAGGGCGGGAAAAGCTGTGTGAATTCACGTACTTCAGGGGTATGTCGGCGATCGTCGCCGAGCTCGGCCTGCCCCCGTCGCGCGCGTCGCTCGTGCTCGGGGCCTGCGCGTCGAGCACGCTCGCCATCGGGCTCGGCTCGGCGTGGCTCGACGACGACCGCTGCGACCTCGTGCTTGCCGGCGGCTACGACGCCGTGGGGGTGTTCGTGGCGGCGGGGTTCGAGGCCATCAGGGCCACCTCCAAGGAAGGGATCATGCGGCCGTTCTGCGCGACGCGCGACGGCCTCGTGCTCGGGGAGGGGGCGGCGCTGGTCGCCCTCGTGAGGGAGCCTCGGCCCGGCGCGCTCGGCTACGTTCACGGGTTCGGGGCCTCCTCCGACGCCGTGCACCTCACGGCGCCCGACCGCACGGGGCAAGGCCTGTCGCGCGCCGCCCGCGCGGCCATCGACGCGGCGGGTGAAGGTCCGGCGGTGGGGCTCGTCAGCGCCCACGCGACCGCGACCGACTTCAACGACGCCGCCGAGTCGCGCGCGATCGCACAGGCCCTCGGGATCCCGCGGGCGAGCGACGTCGTCGTCCATGCCTTCAAGCCTCAGGTGGGGCACACGCTCGGCGCCGCCGGCGTGCTCGAGACGCTGGCGGCGCTCGACGCTCTCGAGCGCGGTTTGCTGCCGGCGACGGCGGGTGGAGGCGCTTCGTCGACCGATGCCGACCTCGCCCGTACCCTCGGCGAGAGCGTCGTCGGTGACGCCGGGCGCGCCCTGAAGCTCTCGGCGGCCTTCGGTGGCGCCAACGCGGCCCTCGTGCTGGGCCGCGATCCGAAGCGCCGTGCCCCGGGCTCGCTCGAGCGCCCGGTCTTCGTGTCGCGCGCGGTGCACGTCACGTCCGAGCCCACGCTGGACGTGCTCGAGGGGATGACGGGCGTCCACCGCGACAAGCTCTCGCGGACCGACCGCCTCTCGCGCTTCGCCCTCGGCGCGGTGGGCGCCCTTCGGGACGAGCAGGGGCCTCTCGACGGCGCGGGCATCGTGGTCGGCCACGGTCTCGCCACCCACGAGACCAACGCGCTCTTCTGGGCGAGCGCACGGCGGCGCGGGGCCCGCCTCGCCGAGCCTCGGAGGTTCCCGTTCACCTCGCCCAACGCGCCGTGCGGCGAATGCTCGATCGCCTACCGCCTCACCGGGCCTGGGTTCGCCGTCGGGCTCGGCGCGGCCGGGGGCCTCGAGGCGCTCTCGGCGGCCGCCGACCTCGTCCGCCATAGGCTCATCGACGCGGTGGTCGTGGTCGCGATCGACGACGTGGGCCCCGCCTCGGCGCGCCTCGTCGAAGGGTCGAGCGGCGCGGTCGCGCTCCTCGTCTCGGCCGAGGTCCGAGGCTCGGGCTACGCGCGCTGGGGCGAGGGGGAGGTGTCCGTGGGCCACGGCACGGGCGACATCGACGTGCCGCTGCGGCCCGCCCACGAGGCCCTCGTCCCGCTGACGGCCGAAATGGCCCCCGAGGTGCTCGAGGTGGGCCCATCTTGGGGCGTCTTTGCTAAAGTGCGGCTTCGGCCGATGGTCCCGTAG
- a CDS encoding metallophosphoesterase: MSVRPFVLAHVSDLHVSTFGDTFHDRLRVVARSKNLADSDPSRWEPVWRGAGWQVLRRVGKKSKDIQLLDPSGYSHRVPSRKQVDDPDPVVRAAWLASRLDARRSAVLAESPPSAARLALLAEGTPKNTNVRLLQAASAIGEDVDAVAITGDLTDDGAGYEVVLAAFARFRAQGRLYAVPGNHDLYMFPFSGSGRPRPTPESKRAGWRAFASALGLGLHPSGAYVRHVPEASCVLVGLDSCVRPQRRFFRHNGAIGAEQSAFVRAVSETPEYRAARHRLVLLHHHVVPLPHGVGRRAPSEIGMRLDDAESAARLFDEVGVTAVLHGHRHVSEERKPAGARFRIFAAPSFTLGCRSGDGPSYWRIELGERVHGERVYTGGLAVAGDSVASLDASDEPGDDEAT; this comes from the coding sequence GTGAGCGTGCGCCCGTTCGTCCTCGCGCACGTCTCCGACCTGCACGTGTCGACGTTCGGAGACACCTTCCACGACCGCCTCCGGGTCGTCGCCCGCTCGAAGAACCTCGCGGACTCCGACCCTTCCCGCTGGGAGCCCGTGTGGCGCGGCGCCGGTTGGCAAGTGCTGCGTAGGGTCGGTAAAAAATCCAAAGATATCCAGCTCTTGGACCCGAGCGGGTACTCCCACCGCGTACCCTCTCGCAAGCAGGTCGACGACCCCGATCCCGTCGTGCGCGCGGCCTGGCTCGCGAGCCGGCTCGACGCGCGTCGTAGCGCCGTGCTCGCAGAGAGCCCTCCGTCGGCGGCGCGCCTCGCCCTGCTCGCGGAGGGGACGCCCAAGAACACCAACGTGAGGCTCCTCCAGGCCGCGAGCGCCATCGGGGAGGACGTCGACGCGGTCGCGATCACGGGAGATCTCACCGACGATGGCGCAGGGTACGAGGTGGTGCTCGCCGCGTTCGCTCGCTTTCGGGCGCAGGGCAGGCTCTACGCCGTGCCCGGCAATCACGACCTCTACATGTTTCCGTTTTCGGGGAGCGGTCGGCCTCGCCCTACACCCGAGTCGAAGCGGGCGGGGTGGCGCGCCTTCGCGTCGGCCCTCGGGCTCGGCCTCCACCCGAGCGGCGCGTACGTGCGGCACGTGCCCGAGGCCTCGTGCGTCCTCGTCGGGCTCGACTCGTGCGTGCGTCCCCAACGCCGTTTTTTCCGTCACAACGGCGCCATCGGAGCCGAGCAATCGGCCTTCGTGCGTGCGGTCTCCGAGACGCCGGAGTACCGCGCCGCGCGGCACAGGCTCGTGCTCCTTCACCACCACGTCGTCCCTCTCCCCCATGGCGTGGGCCGGCGCGCGCCGAGCGAGATCGGGATGCGCCTCGACGACGCCGAGTCGGCCGCGCGCCTCTTCGACGAGGTCGGGGTGACGGCCGTCCTTCATGGGCATCGCCACGTGAGCGAAGAGCGTAAGCCCGCCGGGGCGAGGTTTCGGATCTTCGCGGCGCCGTCGTTCACGCTCGGCTGCCGCTCCGGTGACGGCCCGTCGTACTGGCGGATCGAGCTCGGGGAGCGTGTGCACGGCGAGCGCGTCTACACCGGTGGCCTCGCCGTCGCGGGAGACTCGGTCGCAAGTCTCGATGCGAGCGACGAGCCGGGCGACGACGAGGCGACCTGA
- a CDS encoding NTP transferase domain-containing protein: protein MTPAFVLAAGLGTRLRPLTSHVPKPLVPIGDATALDAVLACLVGHGPLVVNAHHLAKAVVSHGRLRGVHVLEEPRLLGTAGGLANAASALGAGTVLVWNADILAEVDSQAVVRAHEASGGAATLVVAPRARGEGTVGVGHDGRVVRLRGETFGEEAEGGDFVGIHVVGEELRASLPTEGCMVGDVYLPALRAGRRLATHAHTSGFLDVGSVEAYLAANAAWLARRGLTAFVHEEARVAPGVRVERSIVGRGADVRADVVDAVVWPETAVTREVRGAVAAGPGTVRAPSRDWSPW, encoded by the coding sequence ATGACCCCCGCCTTCGTGCTCGCGGCCGGCCTCGGGACGCGGCTCCGCCCGCTCACGTCGCACGTACCGAAGCCGCTCGTGCCGATCGGTGACGCTACGGCCCTCGACGCGGTGCTCGCGTGCCTCGTCGGGCACGGGCCTTTGGTCGTCAACGCACACCACCTCGCGAAGGCGGTCGTGAGCCATGGTCGCCTGCGTGGCGTGCACGTCCTCGAGGAGCCGCGCCTCCTCGGGACGGCGGGGGGGCTCGCGAACGCGGCGTCGGCGCTCGGAGCGGGAACCGTGCTCGTCTGGAACGCCGATATTCTCGCCGAGGTCGACAGCCAGGCCGTCGTCCGAGCGCACGAAGCTTCGGGAGGCGCGGCCACCTTGGTCGTCGCACCGCGCGCACGCGGCGAGGGCACGGTCGGCGTCGGGCACGACGGGCGGGTCGTTCGCTTGCGGGGGGAGACCTTCGGGGAGGAGGCCGAAGGTGGCGACTTCGTCGGGATCCACGTCGTAGGGGAGGAGCTCCGGGCGTCGTTGCCGACCGAAGGGTGCATGGTCGGCGACGTGTACCTGCCGGCTCTCCGCGCGGGCCGCAGGCTCGCGACCCACGCGCACACGTCGGGGTTCCTGGACGTGGGGTCCGTCGAGGCGTACCTCGCGGCCAACGCGGCGTGGCTCGCGCGGCGTGGCCTCACGGCCTTCGTTCACGAAGAGGCGCGCGTCGCTCCGGGCGTGCGTGTCGAACGTTCCATCGTCGGTCGTGGGGCGGACGTGCGTGCCGACGTGGTCGATGCCGTCGTGTGGCCCGAGACAGCGGTGACCCGCGAGGTGCGCGGCGCCGTCGCGGCCGGGCCCGGGACCGTCAGGGCGCCATCCCGCGACTGGTCGCCCTGGTGA
- a CDS encoding SPOR domain-containing protein gives MEQGVKNLEQIQETDADGRPGKGTTLAFVALGGACVLFASLAISGRGTHADAKRTDPLGELVVQKSKSDKAQGGPKATDLSTKDVTFPGILSDDSAPPTALAAVKGNKDNAGAIASARVPDGPPPAADRLPVVPLPAANLLEATPVVTRPRDSLTKVASDNAQIRSLPEGPSAPQGKEGGYQLQVSSFRTREEAEAFAAQLRARSHKAYVTEAHVAGRGTWFRVRIGPFSSQHAAAQYRAGFEGREHVVPFIVPPQK, from the coding sequence ATGGAACAAGGCGTGAAGAACCTCGAGCAGATCCAAGAGACCGATGCCGACGGTCGCCCGGGCAAGGGCACGACGCTCGCGTTCGTCGCTCTCGGGGGCGCGTGCGTCCTCTTCGCCTCGCTGGCGATCTCGGGGCGGGGGACCCACGCCGACGCGAAGCGCACCGACCCGCTCGGCGAGCTCGTCGTGCAGAAGTCGAAGTCGGACAAGGCCCAAGGCGGCCCGAAGGCGACCGATCTCTCGACGAAGGACGTCACCTTCCCGGGGATCTTGAGCGACGACAGCGCCCCACCTACGGCGCTCGCCGCGGTCAAAGGCAACAAGGACAACGCCGGCGCGATCGCTTCCGCGCGGGTCCCCGACGGCCCGCCGCCCGCCGCCGACAGGCTCCCCGTCGTACCGCTCCCCGCCGCGAATTTGCTCGAGGCGACGCCCGTCGTGACACGTCCTCGCGACTCGCTCACGAAGGTCGCGAGCGACAACGCGCAGATTCGCTCGCTGCCCGAAGGTCCGTCCGCGCCCCAGGGCAAAGAGGGCGGCTACCAGCTCCAGGTGAGCTCGTTCCGAACGCGCGAAGAGGCCGAGGCCTTCGCGGCTCAGCTCCGCGCACGGAGCCACAAAGCGTACGTCACCGAGGCGCACGTGGCCGGTCGCGGCACGTGGTTCCGCGTGCGTATCGGGCCGTTCTCGTCCCAGCACGCCGCGGCGCAGTATCGCGCGGGCTTCGAAGGGCGCGAGCACGTCGTGCCGTTCATCGTTCCGCCGCAAAAATGA
- a CDS encoding class II glutamine amidotransferase → MARLIALVGNRTELSSRVLASEHDALVVRVRAGQPLGWGLGFYQGDEVLMRRRPVDDRDVVDLAAAAGDVRTDLLLGHVRSATVGALRTENTHPFRYRQYLFAQTGTLPEFDVIRERLLSGIPDFLRAQIRGETDAEIFFHVFLSFLHDRGALDGQASPQVVREALRATLSLVDVTGAEVGAPQAKVNAVVTTGERAIVLHAGQPMAYRVLAGKHDGEMLVGDDANLRRKVPELGQIHFVLLASDFDEEWSMAASSPIAEPRWKMVPDRATLVLTRGSLPDIEPF, encoded by the coding sequence ATGGCACGACTGATCGCCCTCGTAGGCAACCGCACAGAGCTCTCCTCGCGCGTGCTCGCCTCCGAGCACGACGCCCTCGTGGTGAGGGTGCGCGCCGGGCAACCGCTCGGGTGGGGCCTCGGCTTCTACCAAGGGGACGAGGTGCTCATGCGGCGTCGTCCGGTCGACGATCGCGACGTCGTCGATCTGGCGGCGGCCGCGGGCGACGTACGGACCGATCTCCTGCTCGGCCACGTCCGCTCCGCCACGGTGGGCGCCCTCCGTACGGAGAACACCCACCCCTTCCGATACCGTCAGTATCTCTTCGCGCAGACGGGGACGCTGCCCGAGTTCGACGTGATCCGTGAGCGTCTGCTCTCGGGCATCCCCGATTTCCTGCGCGCCCAGATCCGCGGCGAGACCGACGCGGAGATCTTCTTCCACGTGTTCCTGTCGTTCCTCCACGATCGCGGCGCGCTCGACGGTCAGGCCTCCCCGCAGGTCGTCCGCGAGGCGCTCCGGGCCACCCTCTCCTTGGTCGACGTGACCGGCGCGGAGGTCGGCGCGCCACAAGCCAAGGTCAACGCCGTCGTCACGACGGGCGAGCGCGCGATCGTGCTGCACGCCGGCCAGCCGATGGCCTACCGCGTGCTCGCGGGAAAACACGACGGCGAGATGCTCGTCGGTGACGACGCGAACCTACGCCGAAAGGTCCCCGAGCTCGGGCAGATCCACTTCGTGCTGCTCGCGAGCGACTTCGACGAGGAGTGGTCCATGGCGGCCTCGAGCCCGATCGCCGAGCCGCGCTGGAAGATGGTCCCGGATCGTGCGACGCTGGTGCTCACCCGTGGAAGTCTCCCCGACATCGAGCCGTTCTGA
- a CDS encoding sigma 54-interacting transcriptional regulator: MSSPYDEEGLSAPRDTRAAPRPGLVLLYAPNFEQLHPAYPFGPSDITIGRDPIHAICIPEQAVSRLHARIQRHTSPGGDVFVLTDLGSRNGTIVDGRHVHEVTLEPLSEVRVGDAIFKFVEEGADIAAAYRIDGVVAGQRRSRGFDELVGGAKMDAIAADIERIAPTELSCVVLGETGTGKEVVARGIHRLSGRRGSFQAINCAAIPQNLLESELFGYRRGAFSGADRDKPGLIKLADGGTLFLDEIGDMPIDAQAKLLRVLQSREVFPLGATMPERVDIRVVCATHRDLYGHVREGRFRGDLLARLNEHTVRLPPLRERKEDVLQLVRSFFARYGHTSASFTFSFMVALLHYDWPFNVRELESCVKRGLAIAPDGVLDTAHLPDAIAEIMRGYGGRAPREPQPSVYPSSRPPDVVVPSMPGVPSMPSSASPSAPGRGPTEPELRALLSRHKGNVAAVGRELGKERMQIHRWLKKFGISLDDYRS; this comes from the coding sequence GTGTCCTCGCCGTACGACGAGGAGGGCCTCTCCGCGCCGCGGGACACCCGCGCGGCGCCGCGGCCCGGGCTCGTGCTCCTCTACGCGCCGAACTTCGAGCAGCTCCACCCCGCGTACCCGTTCGGGCCGAGCGACATCACCATCGGCCGCGACCCGATCCACGCCATCTGCATCCCCGAGCAGGCGGTGAGCCGCCTCCACGCGCGCATCCAACGCCACACGAGCCCGGGCGGCGACGTGTTCGTCTTGACCGACCTCGGGAGCCGAAACGGCACCATCGTCGACGGAAGACACGTGCACGAGGTGACCCTCGAGCCGCTCTCCGAGGTGCGCGTCGGGGACGCGATCTTCAAGTTCGTCGAAGAGGGCGCCGACATCGCCGCGGCCTACCGTATCGATGGCGTGGTGGCCGGGCAGCGGCGATCGCGCGGCTTCGACGAGCTCGTCGGCGGCGCCAAAATGGACGCCATCGCGGCCGACATCGAGCGCATCGCCCCCACCGAGCTGTCGTGCGTCGTGCTCGGAGAGACCGGGACCGGCAAGGAGGTCGTCGCGCGAGGGATCCACAGGCTCTCGGGCCGGCGGGGCTCCTTCCAGGCCATCAACTGCGCCGCTATCCCGCAGAACCTCCTCGAGAGCGAGCTCTTCGGCTACCGGCGCGGCGCGTTCTCGGGAGCCGACCGCGACAAACCCGGCCTCATCAAGCTCGCCGACGGCGGCACGCTCTTCCTCGACGAGATCGGCGACATGCCCATCGACGCGCAGGCGAAGCTCCTCCGGGTGCTCCAGTCGCGCGAGGTCTTTCCGCTCGGCGCCACCATGCCGGAGCGCGTCGACATCCGGGTCGTCTGCGCCACGCACCGCGACCTCTACGGCCACGTTCGCGAGGGGCGCTTCCGAGGCGACCTCCTCGCGCGCCTCAACGAGCACACGGTGAGGCTCCCGCCGCTCCGCGAGCGCAAGGAAGACGTGCTGCAGCTCGTCCGCAGCTTCTTCGCCCGGTACGGCCACACGAGCGCGTCGTTCACGTTTTCGTTCATGGTGGCGCTCCTCCACTACGACTGGCCCTTCAACGTTCGTGAGCTCGAGAGCTGCGTGAAGCGCGGCCTCGCGATCGCCCCCGACGGGGTGCTCGACACGGCGCACCTCCCCGACGCCATCGCCGAGATCATGCGCGGGTACGGGGGACGCGCCCCTAGGGAGCCTCAGCCGAGCGTCTACCCGTCGAGCCGCCCCCCCGACGTCGTCGTTCCCTCGATGCCCGGGGTGCCCTCGATGCCGTCGTCGGCCTCGCCCTCGGCACCCGGCCGAGGCCCGACGGAGCCCGAGCTCCGCGCGCTTCTGTCACGGCACAAGGGCAACGTGGCCGCCGTGGGGCGTGAGCTCGGCAAGGAGCGCATGCAGATCCACAGGTGGTTGAAAAAGTTCGGTATTTCGCTCGACGACTACAGGTCTTGA
- a CDS encoding dephospho-CoA kinase: protein MHVFGLTGGIASGKSTVGKRFRERGVPVVDADALARDVVAKGTEGLAAIVAAFGDGVLLPDGSLDRTKLGALVFASPERRAELNGIVHPLIARASRDALARLAAEGAELACYEAALLVENGLADAFRPLVVVAAPEEVQVARMRERDGLGEAEARARIAAQKPLHEKTAVADHVITNDADRDELTNAADAVLDAIRASLALSRPA from the coding sequence ATGCACGTCTTCGGCCTCACGGGAGGCATCGCCTCGGGGAAGAGCACGGTCGGGAAGCGGTTTCGCGAGCGAGGTGTGCCCGTCGTGGACGCCGACGCCCTCGCCCGCGACGTCGTCGCCAAGGGAACGGAGGGGCTCGCCGCCATCGTCGCCGCCTTCGGAGATGGAGTCCTCCTGCCCGACGGCTCCCTCGATCGAACGAAGCTCGGCGCCCTCGTGTTCGCCTCTCCCGAACGGCGGGCCGAGCTCAACGGCATCGTGCACCCGCTCATCGCTCGAGCGAGCCGAGACGCGCTGGCGAGGCTCGCCGCGGAGGGGGCGGAGCTCGCCTGTTACGAGGCCGCGCTCCTCGTGGAGAACGGGCTCGCCGACGCGTTCCGGCCGCTCGTCGTCGTCGCGGCCCCCGAAGAGGTCCAGGTCGCCCGCATGCGCGAGCGCGACGGGCTCGGCGAGGCCGAAGCGAGGGCTCGGATCGCGGCCCAAAAACCTCTCCACGAGAAGACCGCCGTCGCCGACCACGTCATCACGAACGACGCGGACCGCGACGAGCTCACGAACGCGGCCGACGCCGTCCTCGACGCCATCCGGGCGAGCCTCGCGCTCTCTCGCCCTGCCTGA